From the genome of Spinacia oleracea cultivar Varoflay chromosome 2, BTI_SOV_V1, whole genome shotgun sequence, one region includes:
- the LOC110796145 gene encoding SUN domain-containing protein 4: MQRSRRALLQRRDLQKAFGRNHLYKYSLSLVIVLWGLVFLLNSWISHGDGHQDESVAAAQNVSSWDENNSGTIPASGSVHKHSLEQTKQLKDTCSEHSYEASCTDGAMVEETVAEPQSGEYIRIDIKHGVTKSTEHAEVETASSDLEHKKGTGKPERLTRTVPRGLDEFKKKALNSKNTYVPGATGSIVHRMEPGGGEYNYASAAKGAKVLDSNKESKGASNILNKDKDKYLRNPCSAEGKFVVIELSEETLVDTVKIANFEHYSSNPKDFELFGSLVYPTQTWEKLGKFSAGNVKHAQSFTVLEPKWVRYLKLNILSHYGSEFYCTLSSVEVYGIDAVERMLEDLISVPDHNHHYAKGEPTVEGEQMETVAESVESKTLDQNPSSESETAGGKNLKHDEMISVVPDPVEEVHLQQGSRMPGDTVLKILMQKVRALDISLSVLERYLEEVNSRYASIFKEFDKEMEEKELLLEKTRSDIKDIVDSRDVIAKDVDDLVAWRSLVSMQLDCLLKDNAMLRSDVRKVQEKQFYMESKGIVVFLISVIFGILALVMLFSDIVNSVYRSEKPRKFCSMKSSWFFLFLSCSFTIVILSL, encoded by the exons ATGCAGAGATCACGTAGAGCTCTTCTGCAACGAAGAGATTTACAGAAAGCTTTTGGTAGAAATCATTTGTATAAATATTCGCTTTCTTTAGTTATCGTTCTTTGGGGCCTCGTCTTTCTTTTGAATTCGTGGATTAGTCATGGTGATGGACATCAAG ATGAATCTGTAGCAGCAGCTCAAAATGTCTCAAGCTGGGATGAAAACAATTCAGGAACCATTCCAGCCTCTGGTTCTGTACATAAACATTCATTAGAACAAACTAAGCAATTGAAAGATACCTGTTCCGAACATTCTTACGAGGCTTCCTGCACTGATGGTGCCATGGTTGAAGAAACCGTGGCCGAGCCACAATCTGGGGAGTATATTAGAATTGATATCAAACACGGTGTTACGAAATCCACGGAACATGCTGAGGTGGAGACCGCCAGCTCAGATTTGGAACATAAAAAAGGCACCGGAAAACCGGAGAGGCTAACCCGTACTGTGCCTCGTGGTCTAGATGAATTCAAAAAGAAGGCCCTTAATTCCAAAAATACATATGTACCTGGTGCAACCGGTAGTATAGTTCATAGAATGGAGCCGGGGGGTGGTGAATACAATTATGCTTCAGCTGCAAAGGGGGCTAAGGTTTTGGATTCTAATAAGGAATCAAAAGGTGCGTCTAATATTTTAAACAAGGATAAAGACAAGTATCTTAGAAACCCGTGTTCAGCCGAGGGGAAATTTGTTGTCATTGAACTCTCTGAAGAAACTCTAGTTGATACAGTTAAAATCGCCAATTTTGAGCATTATTCTTCAAATCCGAAAGATTTTGAGCTTTTCGGAAGTCTAGTTTATCCTACACAAACATGGGAAAAGTTGGGTAAATTTTCTGCTGGTAATGTGAAGCATGCTCAAAGCTTTACTGTTCTAGAACCCAAATGGGTAAGATACCTGAAGTTGAATATATTGAGCCATTACGGGTCTGAGTTTTATTGTACACTAAGTAGTGTTGAAGTTTATGGTATTGATGCTGTTGAGAGAATGTTGGAGGATCTAATCTCTGTTCCTGATCATAATCATCATTATGCAAAAGGGGAACCGACAGTTGAAGGGGAACAAATGGAAACTGTTGCAGAATCTGTTGAGAGCAAAACCCTAGATCAGAATCCGTCCAGTGAGAGCGAGACAGCTGGCGGTAAAAACCTGAAACATGATGAAATGATTAGTGTAGTTCCTGATCCAGTGGAAGAAGTGCATCTCCAACAGGGTAGCAGGATGCCTGGTGATACTGTTCTTAAGATACTTATGCAAAAAGTTCGAGCACTGGATATTAGTTTATCTGTTTTAGAGCGGTATTTGGAGGAGGTTAACTCTAGATATGCAAGCATTTTTAAGGAATTTGATAAGGAGATGGAAGAGAAAGAACTGTTATTGGAGAAGACAAGATCAGATATAAAGGATATTGTTGATAGCAGGGATGTTATT GCTAAGGATGTTGATGACCTTGTGGCTTGGAGATCCTTAGTGTCTATGCAATTAGACTGCTTATTAAAGGACAATGCAATGCTCAG GTCAGATGTCAGAAAAGTTCAGGAAAAACAGTTTTACATGGAGAGCAAGGGAATTGTGGTATTTCTCATAAGCGTAATTTTTGGTATTTTGGCTCTTGTTATGTTGTTCTCAGATATAGTAAATAGTGTTTATAGATCAGAAAAACCCAGGAAATTTTGTTCGATGAAGTCTTCCtggtttttcttatttttgagCTGTAGTTTTACAATTGTCATCCTTTCTCTATAA
- the LOC110796181 gene encoding uncharacterized protein — protein MSENPKSTVYVGNLDERVTDRVLYDILIQAGRVVELYIPRDRETDKPKGFAFAEYESEEIANYAVRLFSGLVTLYNRTLRFAISGQDKASSNTTSTSMHTSNSPHKSRFHHVPFNNMEDPHHPSRLSSSSRFPANPGRYEPELLPPGVEQDSSSFRSRDGNSHDYSRRVFGASLDSIGRSRPGRY, from the exons ATGTcggaaaatccaaaatccacaGTTTACGTAG GCAATTTGGATGAGAGAGTTACTGATAGGGTCCTATACGACATCCTTATACAAGCAGGCCGAGTAGTTGAATTATACATTCCCCGAGACAGGGAAACAGATAAACCTAAGGGTTTTGCCTTTGCGGAGTATGAATCAGAAGAGATTGCTAATTATGCTGTCAGGCTTTTCTCTGGCCTGGTGACTTTGTACAACCGGACGTTGAGATTTGCG ATCTCTGGGCAAGATAAGGCATCTTCTAACACAACCTCTACATCGATGCACACATCAAATTCACCCCACAAGTCCAGGTTTCATCACGTACCTTTTAACAATATGGAAGATCCTCATCATCCCTCCAGGTTGTCATCATCTAGTAGATTTCCAGCGAACCCAGGCCGTTACGAGCCAG AGCTGCTCCCCCCTGGTGTAGAACAAGATTCTAGTTCGTTTAGGTCTCGTGATGGCAACAGTCATGATTACTCACGAAGAGTATTTGGGGCAAGTTTGGACAGTATTGGCCGCTCTAGGCCGGGGCGCTATTAA
- the LOC110796180 gene encoding endoglucanase 9 translates to MAARTGSYNHLRLFSLSFLVFCLCFGNFPVDGKQNYKDALAKSILFFEGQRSGRLPRDQRVNWRSHSGLRDGSLAGVNLMGGYYDAGDNLKFNLPMAFATTMLSWGVLEFGGRMGPELNNAKAAIRWATNYFYKCATATPGKLYVGVGDPISDHKCWERPEDMDTPRTVYSVSPSNPGSDVAGETAAALAAASIVFRRSDRRYASMLLMTAKKVMQFAIQYRGAYSDSLGSAVCPFYCSYSGYKDELLWGAAWLFRATKQSYYLNLMNSLGANDATDIFSWDNKFAGAQVLLSRNALLNKDKNFEPFKQGAEDFICRILPNSPSTSTQYTPGGLMYKLTGSNLQYVTSISFLLTTYSKLMAVSKHTFNCGSVLVTPKTLRRLVKKQVNYILGDNPLKMSYMVGYGANYPKKIHHRASSMPALSKQPQTIGCSNGFQPYYYTSNPNPNILIGAVVGGPNQNDAYSDDRTDYSHSEPATYINAAMVGTLASFA, encoded by the exons ATGGCGGCGAGAACGGGTTCTTATAACCATCTGCGCCTGTTCTCGTTGTCTTTCTTAGTGTTTTGCTTGTGCTTTGGAAACTTTCCAGTAGACGGTAAGCAAAACTACAAAGATGCATTGGCTAAGTCCATCTTGTTCTTCGAAGGCCAAAGATCCGGGAGACTCCCTAGAGACCAACGAGTCAACTGGCGATCTCATTCCGGCCTTCGTGATGGCTCTCTCGCTGGT GTGAACTTAATGGGAGGCTACTACGACGCAGGGGACAACTTAAAATTCAACTTACCTATGGCTTTCGCCACAACCATGCTTTCATGGGGGGTGCTAGAGTTCGGGGGTAGAATGGGGCCCGAGCTAAACAACGCAAAGGCCGCCATCCGTTGGGCAACAAACTACTTCTACAAATGCGCAACTGCCACACCCGGAAAACTCTACGTCGGGGTAGGAGACCCGATTTCAGATCACAAGTGCTGGGAAAGACCAGAAGATATGGACACTCCCAGAACTGTTTACTCTGTTTCACCCAGCAACCCGGGTTCTGACGTTGCTGGTGAAACTGCAGCAGCACTTGCTGCAGCTTCCATTGTTTTCAGAAGAAGTGATAGAAGATATGCAAGTATGCTGTTAATGACTGCAAAGAAAGTGATGCAGTTTGCTATACAGTATAGGGGTGCTTACAGTGATTCTCTTGGATCAGCTGTTTGTCCTTTTTACTGCTCTTATTCAGGGTACAAGGATGAGCTGCTTTGGGGGGCAGCTTGGCTGTTTAGGGCAACAAAACAGAGTTATTACTTGAATTTAATGAATTCACTTGGAGCTAATGATGCCACTGATATCTTCAGTTGGGACAATAAATTTGCTGGTGCGCAAGTACTCCTCTCTAGG AACGCACTGTTGAACAAGGACAAGAATTTCGAGCCTTTCAAGCAAGGCGCGGAAGACTTCATCTGCCGCATATTGCCCAATAGCCCTTCTACCTCCACCCAATACACACCAG GTGGTCTCATGTATAAGCTCACCGGAAGTAACCTCCAATATGTGACATCCATCAGTTTTTTGCTCACAACTTATTCCAAGTTGATGGCAGTTTCCAAGCACACATTCAACTGCGGCTCTGTCCTAGTCACTCCAAAAACTCTAAGACGCCTTGTCAAAAAACAG GTAAACTACATACTTGGTGATAATCCTTTGAAGATGTCCTACATGGTAGGATACGGGGCAAATTATCCCAAGAAAATTCATCACAGAGCTTCCTCAATGCCTGCCTTGAGCAAACAGCCACAAACTATTGGTTGCAGCAACGGCTTCCAACCTTACTATTACACCTCAAATCCTAATCCCAACATTTTGATAGGAGCTGTTGTTGGAGGTCCAAACCAGAATGATGCTTACAGTGATGATCGCACAGACTATAGCCATTCCGAACCAGCCACATATATAAATGCAGCAATGGTGGGAACCCTTGCCTCCTTCGCTTAA